A genomic region of Halobacteriovorax sp. JY17 contains the following coding sequences:
- a CDS encoding cation transporter — MIEGLMENLDPSAKMEFDLESRTVHFYHSVDKHQIIESLNTISLPGELISTEEIGIDEVPDIAPSVEAKTLKYLLGINFTMFVIEIMLGFYAESTGLLADGLDMLADSFVYGLSLYAVGKSISMKHKAAYFSGVMQISLGLLCLVEVGRKFYFGSEPLSNYMIVVSMIALIANLWCLVLIHKHKDGEVHMKASWIFSANDVIVNTGVIVSGALVYFLNSNIPDLIIGGIVSIIVIRGGISIIRLSKIKKVEPVKETCCSNKCD, encoded by the coding sequence ATGATCGAAGGATTGATGGAAAACTTAGATCCAAGTGCAAAGATGGAGTTTGATTTAGAGTCTAGGACTGTGCATTTTTATCATAGTGTGGATAAGCACCAAATAATAGAATCTTTGAATACCATATCCCTTCCTGGTGAGTTAATTAGTACAGAAGAAATAGGAATTGATGAAGTTCCAGATATTGCTCCTAGTGTAGAAGCGAAAACGTTAAAATACTTACTAGGCATAAACTTTACGATGTTTGTTATTGAGATCATGTTAGGGTTTTATGCTGAGTCTACAGGGCTTCTCGCTGATGGACTTGATATGCTAGCTGATTCATTTGTCTATGGCCTAAGTCTTTACGCTGTCGGAAAGTCGATCTCAATGAAGCACAAAGCAGCATACTTTAGTGGAGTAATGCAAATCTCTCTTGGCTTGCTTTGCCTAGTCGAGGTCGGTAGAAAGTTCTACTTTGGGAGTGAGCCACTTTCTAATTATATGATTGTCGTTTCAATGATCGCTCTTATCGCGAACCTTTGGTGTCTTGTTTTGATTCACAAGCATAAAGACGGCGAAGTTCATATGAAGGCCAGTTGGATTTTTTCTGCTAATGACGTAATTGTTAATACAGGAGTAATTGTTTCTGGTGCGTTAGTTTATTTTCTTAATAGTAATATACCAGATTTAATTATTGGTGGAATTGTCTCTATTATAGTAATTAGAGGCGGTATTAGCATAATTAGGTTATCAAAAATCAAGAAAGTAGAGCCAGTAAAAGAGACATGTTGTTCTAATAAATGTGATTAA
- a CDS encoding metal-dependent transcriptional regulator, protein MEFQFGQYWKEYSENELSHSETHYLLTIYSFLQKSDQLRASTIAKELGVSRNAVHLQLKKLSEKKLVKIKDNFISLPKHSIVLVEKIANKRQTMIVLLTEVLGLPEHIAVTDSCKIEHLLSDETGESLLKFVQFLRSDRKVVLQFLKEFQKYYLQCDPEIGCGLCESIHSMEKGNEDD, encoded by the coding sequence TTGGAATTTCAATTTGGACAGTACTGGAAGGAATATAGTGAAAACGAATTATCACATTCTGAAACGCACTATCTCTTAACTATTTATTCATTTTTACAAAAAAGTGATCAACTCAGAGCTTCCACTATCGCCAAAGAACTTGGTGTTAGTAGAAATGCTGTTCATTTACAGCTCAAAAAGTTATCAGAAAAAAAACTTGTTAAAATAAAAGATAACTTTATATCACTTCCAAAGCATTCGATAGTGTTAGTCGAAAAAATCGCTAATAAGAGACAAACGATGATTGTCTTGCTTACAGAAGTGTTGGGACTCCCTGAACATATAGCTGTGACGGATAGTTGTAAAATAGAGCATTTACTATCTGATGAAACGGGTGAATCTCTACTTAAGTTTGTTCAATTCTTACGTTCTGATCGCAAGGTCGTTTTGCAATTTTTAAAAGAGTTTCAAAAATATTACCTACAATGTGACCCCGAAATTGGCTGTGGTCTTTGTGAAAGTATACATTCTATGGAGAAAGGCAATGAGGATGATTAA
- a CDS encoding biotin--[acetyl-CoA-carboxylase] ligase: MNHNIEHLHFEECESTQIILKTELEKRDDSPNLLITSRKQTKGRGRSGNTWESVENSIAMSFILSPNSELTLTSLEIGALICLFFKSENLLLKWPNDILNSNRMKCAGILCQTHRDKILVGLGLNYGPSKTLEKSEQFKFGRSHITNEEIESRRVKSIALNLYSFLINNRLTKEETIKTWNTYCVHMDQSVEIRDSNNIQAGMFKGIGKNGEALLENKGLITKVYTGSLFLN; this comes from the coding sequence ATGAATCACAATATTGAACACCTACACTTTGAAGAATGCGAATCAACACAAATAATTCTAAAAACAGAGTTAGAAAAGAGAGATGATTCTCCAAATCTACTAATTACAAGTAGAAAACAGACAAAAGGAAGAGGAAGGAGTGGCAACACGTGGGAAAGTGTGGAGAACTCTATTGCAATGAGCTTTATCCTTTCACCAAACTCAGAGCTCACACTAACTTCTCTTGAGATTGGCGCTCTAATTTGTCTTTTTTTTAAAAGTGAAAATCTACTTCTAAAGTGGCCTAATGATATTTTAAATTCAAATAGAATGAAATGTGCAGGAATTCTATGTCAAACCCATAGAGATAAAATCCTCGTGGGTCTTGGGTTAAACTATGGACCGTCTAAAACTCTAGAGAAATCAGAGCAATTCAAATTTGGAAGATCACATATAACAAATGAAGAGATTGAAAGCAGAAGAGTGAAATCAATTGCATTAAACTTATATTCTTTTCTTATTAACAATCGATTAACAAAAGAAGAGACAATTAAAACTTGGAATACTTACTGTGTTCACATGGATCAATCCGTAGAAATAAGAGATTCAAATAATATACAGGCTGGAATGTTTAAAGGTATTGGAAAAAATGGAGAAGCCCTTTTAGAAAATAAGGGCCTCATCACTAAAGTTTACACTGGATCACTTTTTTTGAATTAG
- a CDS encoding FTR1 family protein, whose amino-acid sequence MIKIFFCLLFVIGSTAFASTKENQLAVHLLSYLAQDYGEAVANGKVISKGEYEEQIDFSNEVIRIAKENNYNQSLSSSIQNLNQSILAKSKVHEVSALANKIKSEILKQFNLLTYPETKIDLTRAANLYKNNCMSCHGQNGYGDGEAGEGLEPSPTNFHDLERMKNVSPYGAYNTITLGVNETGMAAHDYLSKEDRWSLAYYVSSFRFKNIEKRAGLVLDVKESSSLSDNEIQKKFDLKEDDLMGMMATIRDINSPPPSNGNKGQVEIYLKKAIKDLKASFSLYKAGKLKEARNLSLSAYLQGVEPVEGILKSKNADLVIELETSLAKYRGLISESANHSKVESVLNPILSKLQGAIDTSTIKKTNVSSFLVSFGIVLREAFEAGLILFLLLSLTRKSNATAFNKHIHLGWISSIAIGVGAYILLSRYISITGEVAESLEGYTALIASLLLFYVGYWMHKNTDIQKLKDKFTSAVDTTLGSGRGLTLFFIAFTASFREIFETILFLKVLILDGYQQYFVGIGAISAVLLTFFVILVAIKFSIKLNLKYLFKASTILILSLSTIFLGKGIGALQKTGVFPQTSLDIFSLPSIGFNSTLEVLIAQMIMVLLVLSFFIASRLKLEKGMA is encoded by the coding sequence ATGATTAAGATATTTTTTTGTTTGTTATTTGTTATTGGTTCTACAGCATTTGCATCGACTAAAGAGAACCAATTAGCTGTCCACCTTTTAAGCTATTTAGCTCAGGACTACGGTGAAGCTGTTGCCAATGGAAAAGTTATAAGTAAAGGAGAATATGAGGAACAAATTGATTTCTCCAATGAAGTTATTAGAATTGCAAAAGAAAATAATTATAATCAAAGTTTAAGCTCTAGTATTCAAAATCTTAATCAGTCAATTCTAGCTAAAAGTAAGGTTCATGAGGTTTCTGCTCTAGCAAATAAAATAAAGTCTGAAATTTTAAAACAGTTCAATCTTTTAACTTATCCTGAGACAAAAATTGACCTAACTAGAGCGGCCAATTTATATAAGAATAATTGCATGAGCTGTCATGGTCAGAATGGATATGGTGATGGTGAGGCCGGAGAAGGGCTAGAGCCAAGTCCTACGAACTTTCATGACTTAGAGAGAATGAAAAATGTATCTCCTTATGGGGCATATAATACCATTACCCTAGGAGTAAATGAAACAGGAATGGCCGCTCACGACTATCTTTCAAAAGAAGATCGTTGGTCGTTAGCTTATTATGTATCTAGCTTTCGTTTTAAGAACATAGAAAAGAGAGCAGGTTTAGTTTTAGATGTTAAGGAAAGCTCTTCCCTTTCAGACAATGAGATTCAAAAAAAATTCGATTTGAAAGAGGATGATTTAATGGGAATGATGGCAACGATAAGAGACATCAATTCACCACCACCTTCAAACGGCAATAAAGGGCAAGTTGAAATTTATTTAAAAAAGGCAATCAAGGACTTAAAAGCAAGCTTTTCACTATATAAGGCAGGAAAATTAAAAGAGGCCAGGAATCTTTCATTATCTGCTTATTTGCAGGGAGTTGAGCCTGTCGAGGGAATTTTAAAGTCTAAGAATGCAGACTTAGTAATTGAGCTAGAGACATCATTGGCAAAATATAGAGGTTTAATTAGTGAAAGTGCTAATCATAGCAAAGTCGAATCCGTTTTAAACCCCATACTGAGTAAGCTCCAAGGGGCCATAGATACCTCAACGATCAAGAAAACAAATGTATCATCATTTTTAGTGTCTTTTGGCATTGTACTAAGGGAAGCATTTGAGGCAGGCCTTATATTATTTTTGTTACTGAGCCTTACTAGGAAGTCTAATGCAACTGCATTTAATAAACATATTCATTTAGGCTGGATATCTTCAATAGCAATCGGAGTTGGTGCATATATCTTGCTGAGTAGATATATTAGTATAACAGGGGAAGTTGCTGAATCTCTTGAGGGATATACTGCGTTAATCGCATCCTTATTATTGTTTTATGTCGGATACTGGATGCATAAAAATACTGATATTCAAAAACTAAAAGATAAATTTACCTCAGCAGTAGACACTACTCTCGGAAGTGGGAGAGGTTTGACTTTATTTTTTATTGCATTTACTGCATCTTTTAGAGAAATATTTGAAACAATACTTTTTCTTAAAGTATTAATTCTTGACGGTTATCAGCAGTACTTTGTTGGAATTGGAGCTATATCAGCAGTGCTATTAACCTTTTTTGTCATTTTGGTTGCGATTAAATTCTCAATCAAGCTTAACTTAAAGTATCTATTTAAGGCATCAACTATATTAATTTTGAGTTTATCGACAATTTTTTTAGGAAAAGGAATTGGTGCTCTTCAAAAGACTGGTGTATTTCCACAAACTTCGCTAGATATTTTTTCTCTACCATCAATAGGCTTTAATTCGACGCTAGAAGTTCTAATCGCACAAATGATTATGGTTCTTTTAGTCCTCTCTTTTTTCATCGCTTCCAGATTAAAATTGGAAAAAGGTATGGCATAG
- a CDS encoding FHA domain-containing protein, with the protein MKNQDIRLTRDLKKPEAAGTHFRVLCMTGKNKGLVYYLRGKRFVLGRTDSADIQVLDAKSSREHAELTKFGETYIVTDLGSQNGIIVNDLKVSQHQLDDGDKIIIGQTVFKFNVIVVENELEVYDEDSDEEDDEDEEEEEKKPKGKKAKEEAAAKKKKLIYGLVGIALLFVFLDGGEEKKPPVKKAPVIEKEDKSLAAALRDRNKSYDQETEEKIGVILHRGFRELREKNYMRAIEEFSLALILSPNHGRASAYLEKSKMLLDEEVKSQFNKAKREIDSLKFKKSVRIYCSILRYLQERPEDERYKRAQKEIDVIVQEQGLRADEVKCF; encoded by the coding sequence ATGAAGAATCAGGATATACGATTAACAAGAGACTTAAAAAAGCCTGAGGCTGCAGGAACTCACTTTAGAGTTCTTTGTATGACTGGGAAAAATAAAGGTCTTGTTTATTATCTTAGAGGAAAGAGGTTTGTCCTTGGGCGAACAGATTCTGCAGATATCCAAGTACTTGATGCTAAAAGTTCAAGAGAGCATGCTGAATTAACAAAGTTTGGTGAAACCTATATTGTGACAGATTTGGGTTCTCAAAATGGAATAATTGTTAATGATTTAAAGGTTAGTCAACATCAGCTTGATGATGGAGATAAAATTATTATTGGGCAAACAGTCTTTAAATTTAATGTCATTGTCGTTGAAAATGAGCTTGAGGTTTACGACGAAGACAGTGATGAAGAAGACGATGAAGATGAAGAAGAAGAGGAAAAGAAGCCCAAGGGGAAAAAGGCAAAAGAGGAAGCCGCTGCAAAAAAGAAGAAGTTAATTTATGGACTTGTTGGAATTGCTCTACTCTTTGTTTTCTTAGATGGGGGGGAAGAAAAAAAGCCTCCTGTTAAGAAGGCTCCAGTAATAGAAAAGGAAGATAAATCTCTAGCAGCAGCATTAAGAGACAGGAATAAGAGCTATGATCAAGAGACGGAAGAAAAGATTGGTGTAATCCTTCATCGTGGCTTTAGAGAACTTAGAGAGAAAAATTATATGCGCGCCATTGAAGAATTTAGCCTCGCACTAATTCTAAGTCCTAACCATGGTCGAGCAAGTGCATATTTAGAAAAATCAAAAATGCTCCTAGATGAAGAAGTGAAAAGCCAATTCAATAAAGCCAAGAGAGAGATCGACTCTTTAAAGTTTAAAAAGTCGGTGAGAATTTATTGTTCCATACTTAGATATCTTCAAGAAAGACCTGAAGATGAGAGATATAAAAGAGCTCAAAAAGAAATTGATGTAATTGTACAAGAGCAGGGATTGAGGGCAGATGAAGTTAAATGTTTCTAA
- a CDS encoding FHA domain-containing protein, protein MKLNVSKNNISVGEFDLTSELTMAGQGLSFLVGRSQECHVLLDDKMVSREHAQLDYNGQGWSIKQISEFGKILVNGNMIQESPLNNGDMITIGPFSIICFVNQINQTSSEEPVSMTETIALSSSDEIEDLGSDELAPLDTNGEENEEIIVEEDTAENGGTSSIGESTSFFSGQNNDVEFPEDNDGTESFGEGSLEEGNEYGEEYDDEYGLDDDYEEDDKTQVLQSFASFFLELFGENAPYDRYNVEDQEVIIGRDPAKCQIVLNDPEVSSTHAKLKKNNITCMLEDMQSGNGTLLNGERVNQAVLTNNDEFIIGSTTFTFRVGSDFLEKEKDRLMPVEENQIVEVEEVIEVSADYEGDDDVVEIDGDGFGATQDTGPKSLFSKEALKDPAQRKKIIYIVVGLLLALVFLTDDPVPEESAKNKKKNENLANAPKKTLNTPKIQLKPEQLEFVESQYLLSQDLLASGKYEQALIEIERLRQVIPEYKNSNQIYNNAKEGLARIEEAERKKREEIRKAELKVKIAKLLEKAKEAVKERQETYARSLFQEILSLDPENYDVPQLKLELDEWRKEQDRISVEKAQREAERNRQETALEPGKSFYLKGEWHSAMLKLEIFLKLQGMDEDLVKSATEMLNESKENLNNIVGPLLGKARSLNEGQDLKGAYETYNKILEFDPTNKEALNEMDQIRDRLTLRSKRIFREAIIAESLSLFNEAKEKFQEVQQVSPMDSEYYLKATEKLKDYLE, encoded by the coding sequence ATGAAGTTAAATGTTTCTAAAAATAACATATCTGTTGGTGAGTTTGACTTAACGAGTGAACTTACAATGGCCGGGCAAGGATTAAGTTTTCTTGTTGGGCGCTCACAGGAGTGTCATGTTCTATTGGATGATAAAATGGTCTCCAGAGAGCATGCTCAACTTGATTACAATGGTCAAGGTTGGAGCATTAAGCAAATTTCTGAGTTCGGAAAAATCTTAGTTAACGGAAATATGATTCAAGAATCACCTTTAAATAATGGGGATATGATAACGATTGGCCCATTTTCAATTATTTGCTTTGTAAATCAAATTAATCAAACCTCTTCAGAAGAACCAGTTTCAATGACTGAAACAATCGCTCTGAGTAGCTCTGACGAAATAGAAGATTTAGGAAGTGATGAACTCGCACCTCTAGATACAAATGGTGAAGAAAACGAAGAAATCATAGTCGAAGAAGATACTGCTGAAAATGGAGGAACTTCTTCAATTGGTGAGAGTACATCATTTTTTTCTGGACAAAATAATGACGTAGAATTTCCTGAGGATAACGATGGTACGGAATCCTTTGGCGAAGGATCTCTTGAAGAAGGCAATGAGTACGGCGAAGAATATGATGATGAGTATGGGCTAGATGATGATTATGAAGAAGACGATAAGACGCAAGTTTTACAATCATTTGCTTCTTTCTTTTTAGAGCTTTTTGGAGAGAATGCTCCTTATGATAGATACAATGTTGAGGATCAAGAAGTTATAATTGGGCGAGATCCTGCGAAATGTCAGATAGTTCTAAATGATCCAGAAGTCTCTTCAACACATGCTAAGCTTAAGAAGAATAATATCACTTGTATGCTCGAAGATATGCAGTCTGGAAATGGAACTCTCTTAAATGGAGAGAGAGTTAATCAGGCCGTTCTAACAAATAATGATGAATTTATTATTGGGTCGACTACTTTTACATTTAGAGTAGGCTCTGACTTTCTGGAGAAAGAGAAAGATCGTTTAATGCCTGTCGAAGAAAACCAAATCGTAGAAGTCGAAGAGGTTATTGAAGTTTCTGCAGATTATGAAGGCGATGATGATGTCGTCGAAATTGATGGAGATGGATTTGGAGCTACTCAAGATACTGGTCCAAAATCCCTTTTTTCAAAAGAAGCGTTAAAAGATCCTGCTCAGAGGAAGAAAATCATTTATATTGTTGTTGGTCTTCTTCTGGCTCTTGTATTTTTAACAGATGATCCTGTTCCAGAAGAAAGCGCTAAAAATAAGAAGAAGAATGAGAACCTTGCAAATGCACCGAAGAAAACTCTAAATACGCCGAAAATTCAGCTAAAGCCTGAGCAATTAGAGTTTGTTGAATCGCAATACTTACTCTCTCAAGATTTGCTTGCAAGTGGAAAGTATGAGCAGGCCTTAATTGAAATTGAAAGATTAAGACAAGTGATTCCAGAATATAAAAACTCTAATCAAATTTACAATAATGCCAAAGAAGGTCTTGCTCGTATTGAAGAAGCTGAGAGAAAGAAAAGAGAAGAGATTAGAAAAGCAGAGTTAAAAGTTAAAATTGCAAAACTTCTAGAGAAGGCAAAGGAAGCTGTAAAAGAAAGGCAAGAGACTTATGCTAGATCTCTTTTTCAAGAAATACTTAGTTTAGATCCTGAAAATTATGATGTTCCACAATTAAAGTTAGAGCTAGATGAGTGGAGAAAAGAGCAGGATAGAATTTCTGTTGAAAAAGCTCAGAGAGAAGCTGAAAGAAATAGACAAGAAACAGCTCTAGAGCCAGGTAAGTCTTTTTATTTAAAGGGTGAGTGGCATAGTGCCATGTTGAAGCTTGAAATATTCTTGAAGTTACAGGGAATGGATGAAGACCTTGTTAAAAGCGCAACCGAAATGCTGAACGAATCAAAGGAAAATCTTAATAATATAGTTGGCCCTCTTCTTGGTAAGGCCAGATCTTTAAATGAAGGTCAAGACTTAAAGGGTGCCTATGAAACTTACAATAAAATATTAGAATTTGATCCAACTAATAAAGAAGCTTTAAATGAAATGGATCAAATTAGAGATAGGCTTACTCTTAGATCAAAGAGAATTTTTAGAGAAGCAATTATTGCAGAATCTCTGAGTCTCTTTAATGAAGCAAAAGAGAAATTTCAGGAGGTTCAACAAGTGTCTCCTATGGATAGTGAGTATTATTTGAAAGCGACAGAAAAGCTTAAAGATTATTTGGAGTAG
- the rph gene encoding ribonuclease PH: MSIIERSEPREIKFTAGINPYAAGSVIAEFGNTKVHITATVEESVPRFLKDKGQGWVTAEYSMLPSSTHTRNRRERDKVSGRTQEIQRLIGRSLRAIIDLEKLGERSIQIDCDVLVADGGTRTTSISGAYVALSMAIEKLLESGKIEESPIREPLAALSVGVTSGGKVIADLNYEEDSTCETDMNIVMTKSGKFIEVQGTAEGEPFSRDELNAILDCAYDALKVVFAAQEKVLK, translated from the coding sequence ATGTCAATTATTGAAAGATCTGAACCGAGAGAAATTAAATTTACTGCAGGAATAAATCCATATGCTGCAGGGAGTGTTATCGCTGAGTTCGGTAATACAAAAGTTCACATTACGGCAACAGTAGAAGAAAGTGTTCCAAGATTCTTAAAAGATAAAGGGCAAGGCTGGGTTACTGCAGAGTATTCTATGCTCCCATCATCAACTCATACGAGAAATAGAAGAGAGAGAGATAAGGTTAGTGGTAGAACACAAGAAATCCAAAGACTTATTGGAAGAAGTCTTCGCGCTATAATTGATTTAGAAAAGCTTGGTGAAAGAAGTATTCAAATTGATTGCGACGTTCTCGTTGCAGATGGTGGAACAAGAACAACATCAATTTCAGGAGCTTATGTTGCTCTATCGATGGCAATTGAGAAGTTACTTGAGTCTGGAAAAATAGAAGAGAGCCCAATTAGAGAGCCTCTTGCTGCACTAAGTGTAGGAGTTACTTCTGGTGGAAAAGTTATTGCTGACTTGAATTACGAAGAAGATTCAACTTGTGAAACTGATATGAATATAGTGATGACTAAGTCTGGAAAATTCATTGAGGTTCAAGGAACAGCAGAGGGAGAGCCATTTTCAAGAGATGAGCTTAACGCGATCTTGGATTGTGCTTACGATGCACTCAAAGTTGTCTTCGCTGCTCAGGAAAAGGTTTTAAAATAA
- a CDS encoding non-canonical purine NTP pyrophosphatase has translation MEFVLASGNAHKAEEFSELFDKNILKVVPASSKLEVDETGSTYNENAFLKAKAYYDQFKVPVLADDSGLNVAALPEELGIYSARFGGEGLDDKGRALLLLEKLKEVENREAYFTCVLCFYISPQEIFFFEGRLNGFIGQNYIGDHGFGYDPIFHGLGEFEARTVAEVPEWKHKNSHRSHACKMAQKFFKERDCQIV, from the coding sequence ATGGAATTTGTACTGGCGTCTGGAAATGCTCATAAGGCGGAAGAGTTCTCAGAATTATTTGATAAGAATATTTTAAAAGTTGTCCCAGCTAGCTCTAAATTAGAGGTAGATGAAACAGGTTCAACATATAACGAGAATGCTTTCTTAAAGGCCAAGGCCTATTACGACCAATTTAAGGTACCAGTACTTGCCGATGATTCAGGATTGAATGTGGCGGCTTTACCGGAAGAGCTTGGTATTTATTCTGCCAGATTCGGAGGGGAGGGTTTAGATGATAAAGGTCGTGCTCTTCTACTTTTAGAGAAACTGAAGGAAGTAGAAAATAGAGAGGCTTACTTTACATGTGTGCTTTGTTTCTACATCAGCCCTCAAGAAATTTTCTTTTTTGAAGGAAGATTAAATGGATTTATAGGACAAAATTACATAGGTGATCACGGATTTGGCTATGATCCTATATTCCATGGTTTAGGTGAGTTTGAAGCAAGGACTGTAGCTGAAGTCCCTGAGTGGAAACATAAAAACTCCCATCGCTCTCACGCTTGTAAAATGGCCCAGAAATTTTTCAAGGAAAGAGATTGCCAAATAGTGTAA
- a CDS encoding response regulator, protein MAEKILVADDSLTIQKVISITLSNTDYELVECLNESDLIQQLEVDNFDLILLDFNLSDKLSGYDLAKKIKELAPDSEILAMLGTFDTIDDYQLSDCGIGDKIVKPFESDKFIQKCRMLLDSKGELSDISLDDSESFSLEEVEEEEDEVIGEDWVVDSPKPSDSSSAILSKSDQEPEELVFNETIAEDALSEEMKGWGIEVPNVIGAENRFGVFPPKIEAQEVSEEPSEDNVEDDLDEISMSDFSNDDGEEEDLDATDPSFQMPQDFLSNNETSSSLEEEVDKEDFWAVDGDSEDITFEENKNSFDTTPTASMEDLDDIAEEEVDQIFADLESEIDSEKESYTIENMASANNRSPAIEVDIDTNEIVEKVKEAITPALEELVQKFCREKIEQVAWEVIPDLAENLIKKEIKEITSTLEH, encoded by the coding sequence ATGGCAGAAAAAATATTAGTCGCTGACGACAGTCTTACAATTCAAAAAGTTATCTCAATCACTCTTTCAAATACTGATTACGAGTTAGTCGAATGTTTGAATGAAAGTGATTTAATTCAACAGTTAGAAGTAGATAACTTTGATCTGATCTTACTTGATTTCAACTTATCAGATAAGTTATCAGGCTATGATTTAGCAAAGAAAATTAAGGAGCTAGCTCCTGATTCTGAAATCTTGGCCATGCTTGGAACATTCGACACAATTGATGATTACCAACTTTCCGACTGTGGAATTGGTGACAAGATTGTTAAGCCATTTGAAAGCGATAAGTTTATTCAAAAATGTAGAATGCTCTTAGATAGTAAGGGAGAGCTTTCAGATATTAGTTTAGATGATTCAGAATCATTCTCTTTAGAAGAAGTTGAAGAGGAAGAAGATGAGGTTATTGGTGAAGATTGGGTGGTTGATTCTCCTAAGCCTAGTGATAGCTCAAGTGCTATATTGTCAAAATCAGATCAAGAACCAGAAGAATTAGTATTTAACGAAACTATTGCAGAAGATGCTTTAAGTGAAGAGATGAAAGGTTGGGGAATTGAAGTTCCCAATGTTATAGGTGCTGAGAATAGATTCGGTGTTTTTCCTCCAAAAATTGAAGCACAAGAAGTGTCTGAAGAACCTTCTGAAGATAATGTTGAAGATGATTTAGATGAAATATCGATGAGTGACTTTTCTAATGACGATGGTGAGGAAGAGGACCTTGATGCAACAGATCCTTCATTTCAAATGCCACAAGATTTCCTAAGTAATAATGAGACTTCTAGCTCTCTTGAAGAAGAGGTTGATAAGGAAGATTTCTGGGCCGTTGATGGCGATAGTGAAGATATAACTTTTGAGGAAAATAAGAACTCATTTGATACTACTCCTACAGCAAGTATGGAAGATTTAGACGATATTGCTGAAGAAGAAGTTGATCAAATCTTTGCTGATTTAGAAAGTGAAATAGATTCAGAAAAAGAGAGTTACACAATCGAAAATATGGCTTCGGCTAATAATCGCTCTCCAGCAATAGAAGTTGATATTGATACAAATGAAATTGTAGAGAAAGTTAAAGAAGCTATTACACCTGCACTTGAAGAGCTCGTTCAAAAGTTTTGTAGAGAGAAAATTGAACAAGTCGCATGGGAAGTGATTCCTGATCTTGCAGAAAACCTAATTAAGAAAGAAATCAAAGAAATAACAAGTACATTAGAACACTAA